The nucleotide sequence CTTGTTCCCGGGCGCGGGCGGCGGCCATGACCTTGCCGAGCTCGGAGGTCATGCGCAGGACGGGGCGATCGGCGACCAGGCGGGGCATCGGAGTCCTCCTGAGGAAGTTCGTCCGGTTCAACTCTAGCACGCCGCCGCGACGGTCCTAAGCCCCGGTGCTCGCTGGTCTTGGGGCGGCACACGGATTGCCTGACACGAGAGCGAAGCGCCCGTGCCCAACACGCGAAGGACCGCGAGCCATGTCGAAGTTCGATCTACGAGACATCTCCCAGCGTTTGTCCGCCTCCAGGGACACCGAGGCGGTGGTCTCCGAATTCCTCGGCTATCTCCAGGACGTACGGCCTGATTGGCGGGCCTCGCTGTCCTTCTATGAAGTCAGCCGGGACGCGCTGGTGAACGTGTACACGCGCCACGGCGCGAACCTGATGCGCCGAGACGTCACCGTTCCCGTCGATCAGCTGCCTCCGCGGCTCGTGCGAAAGTTCTTCCACCCCAGTGCATTTTTCAATGCTCCGGAAAAACGCTCGATCCTGGCCAACCTGTTCAAGGCCTCGCCGTTCTTCGAGCCCGATCAGCACGAGGCCATGGCCATCCAACCGTTGTGCTTTCACCCATCCTGGAACGGCTGCGTCTGCCTGCCGCTCGCCGACCAGGAGGACCTGCTCGCGCTGCTGACGATCATCAGCGAGAAGAAGGGCGCATTCGGCGGCCGCGCGATGGACGACGTCGTGCCTCTCAAGAACATGGCGGCGCTCGCGCTGGCTCAGCGCCTGTACCGCTCGGCGCGCCGGGCGGGGGTGCCCGAGAGCCCCAAGGCGGCCGCCAGCGAGTTCCAGGATCGCATCCGTGCGATCCACAGCGAACCCACCGACCTCGCCGAGCAGAACCAGATCAAAGCGGACCAGCTCGAGCAGCTGAATCGCGAGCTCGAAACACTCGACCGCAGCTCGAACGAGTACCAGCAAGAGCTCGAGCGGGTGAAGAACCAGCTGTTCGCGCTCGAGGAACAGTCGTCCGCCGCCGCCGAGCACTTGCGCGAGGCGCAGACGCAGGTGAGTGAAGCGAAGGGCCGGGTCGCCGAGCTGCAGCGGACCATCGGCTTCATGAAGGAAGTCTTCCAGGTGCTGGGCCAGGAGTACGACAGCGACGAGTTCTCCCGCACCATGGTGACCTGGTTCTGCGAACACTTCCGGGTCGAGCGCTGCAGTCTGATGAAGCTCGAGGAGAGCCACCACACGCTCCACATCGCCGCCTCCCGGGGCGTCGATCCAGGCGTCGCCGAACAGGTGAGGGTTCGTCTCGGTCAAGGCATCGCGGGCTGGGTGGCTCACCACCGAAAGCCTCTGCTGATGCGGGTGAAGAGCGACGAGAGCCCGGTTCAGCACACCCACCAGGACGCCTACAACTCGGACTCCTTCGTCAGCGTGCCGATGGTCTTCAACAGCCGCCTCGCCGGGGTCCTGAACCTGAGCAACAAGGCGGGCGGAGCGCCGTTCGACGAGTTGGATCTCGACCGAGCGATGCTGGCGGCTTCCGTGCTCGCCATGATCCTCGGCAGCCGCGATCTGGCGCGGGGCGCCGCCTAGCGCCTTCGCGACCGCGCGGGCGCCCGAATCCGAACCGCTGGAATGGCGGCGTCGCGAAGCTCATCGAGCGCCCGTCGATGCGCGGCGAAGGCGATGCGGCGCGGGAGGCGCGAGAGCCGCCAGTAGCGCGCATCGATCGCATCGTCTCCCGGCTTGAGCCGGCCCCCGGTGCGCTCGGCGGTGTAGAGAATCAGCACCGCCCGGACACGCGGATCGTCGAATCCGGCGTAGACGCCGAACAGACCGGTGAGCCGCGCCGAGAGACCGGTCTCCTCGAACAACTCGCGCAGCGCGCAGCGCTCGGGAGACTCCCCGTACTCCATGAAGCCGGCGGGCACGCACCAGGCGCCGGCGGCCGGCTCGAACTTCCGCTTCACCAGCAGGACGCCGCCACTCTTGCGTAGCAGGATGCCGGCGGCGGGAGCGGGATTGCGGTAGTGAATGTGCCCGCATTCGGGGCACGTGGCCCGAGGCCGGCCATGATCGTCGCGCCTCACCAGCCGGGTGCCGCAGCGAATGCAGTAGCGAAGGCGATGCGACATGGGAGTGGGCAGACTACGAGCGCGCTCGTGAGCCGCGCAAGGCCACCCAACGCAGAGCCCGGCCAGCAGGCCGGGCTCGCGTGAAGCTCTCGCGGTCTCCAGGCGGATCTAGTCCTCGTCCTCCATGTCGTGCAGCTTCTCGCGGAGCTGCCGGACCTCTTCGCGCAGCTGACGCAGCTCCTCGCTGTCGCTTTCGCGAGACGCCCGGCGGCGCATCTCGGATTCGCGCGGACGGGTGAGGGTCATGCCGCGGCCAGACCGCCCGATCCACATGGGCTCGGGCACTTCTTCGAGCTCGGCCTGGACCGTGCGGCGCGCGCCCTTGCGCATCACCGTGATCGAGACATTCCCCTCGTCGCGATCACGCAGCGCATCCACGAGATCGTCGTAGTCGGAGATCCGGTGGCCGCCGACATCGGTGATGACGTCTCCCGCCCGGAGTCCGGCTTTCTCGGCCGGGCTGTCGTCGATCACCTCGGTGATGAGGACCCCCTTGCCTTCCGGAGCCTCGAAGTAGGTTCCGAGGTCCCCACTCAGGGCTTCGACACGGACCCCGAGGCGTCCTCGCCCCGAGCCGCGAAACATGTAGGTGTGAGTGTCGGCGTGACGGCGCATCTCCTTCTTGAAGTCCTCATCCATCACGTGGGGCAGCTTCTTGAGGTCTTCGAGGTCTTGGAGGTCCGTTTCGTACCGGCTGCCGCGCTCCGCGAGCTGGGCGCTCACGGTGCGGCGCTGCCCATTGCGCATCAGCGCCAC is from Candidatus Eisenbacteria bacterium and encodes:
- a CDS encoding GAF domain-containing protein, whose translation is MSKFDLRDISQRLSASRDTEAVVSEFLGYLQDVRPDWRASLSFYEVSRDALVNVYTRHGANLMRRDVTVPVDQLPPRLVRKFFHPSAFFNAPEKRSILANLFKASPFFEPDQHEAMAIQPLCFHPSWNGCVCLPLADQEDLLALLTIISEKKGAFGGRAMDDVVPLKNMAALALAQRLYRSARRAGVPESPKAAASEFQDRIRAIHSEPTDLAEQNQIKADQLEQLNRELETLDRSSNEYQQELERVKNQLFALEEQSSAAAEHLREAQTQVSEAKGRVAELQRTIGFMKEVFQVLGQEYDSDEFSRTMVTWFCEHFRVERCSLMKLEESHHTLHIAASRGVDPGVAEQVRVRLGQGIAGWVAHHRKPLLMRVKSDESPVQHTHQDAYNSDSFVSVPMVFNSRLAGVLNLSNKAGGAPFDELDLDRAMLAASVLAMILGSRDLARGAA
- a CDS encoding NUDIX hydrolase, which translates into the protein MSHRLRYCIRCGTRLVRRDDHGRPRATCPECGHIHYRNPAPAAGILLRKSGGVLLVKRKFEPAAGAWCVPAGFMEYGESPERCALRELFEETGLSARLTGLFGVYAGFDDPRVRAVLILYTAERTGGRLKPGDDAIDARYWRLSRLPRRIAFAAHRRALDELRDAAIPAVRIRAPARSRRR
- a CDS encoding PDZ domain-containing protein codes for the protein MRKLGIWGGLMLVTMLVAGLTGPPAGPALAQDQQVPWLGVSTQSLSEGLREGLDYEGEGVLVSQVVSNSPASRAGIRKGDILLSVNSRRINSPEQLTEVIQSAKVGQAISVALMRNGQRRTVSAQLAERGSRYETDLQDLEDLKKLPHVMDEDFKKEMRRHADTHTYMFRGSGRGRLGVRVEALSGDLGTYFEAPEGKGVLITEVIDDSPAEKAGLRAGDVITDVGGHRISDYDDLVDALRDRDEGNVSITVMRKGARRTVQAELEEVPEPMWIGRSGRGMTLTRPRESEMRRRASRESDSEELRQLREEVRQLREKLHDMEDED